The Bos taurus isolate L1 Dominette 01449 registration number 42190680 breed Hereford chromosome 13, ARS-UCD2.0, whole genome shotgun sequence genome contains a region encoding:
- the PPDPF gene encoding pancreatic progenitor cell differentiation and proliferation factor isoform X2, whose protein sequence is MAAIPSSGSLVATHDYYRRRLGSTSSNSSCGSAEYPGEAIPHHPASSSGSPLSRSWPQCWSPQSTRSLPRPPPARSHVTWLRKLWGSSSPAASLAKPTAGPRPE, encoded by the exons ATGGCAGCCATCCCCTCCAGCGGCTCGCTCGTGGCCACCCACGACTACTACCGGC GCCGCCTGGGCTCCACTTCCAGTAACAGCTCCTGCGGAAGTGCCGAGTACCCCGGGGAAGCCATCCCCCACCACCCGG CTTCTTCTTCGGGAAGTCCACTCTCCCGTTCATGGCCACAGTGCTGGAGTCCCCAGAGCA CTCGGAGTCTGCCCAGGCCTCCACCAGCACGATCACATGTGACCTGGCTCAGAAAGCTGTGGGGAAGCAGCAGCCCAGCGGCCAGCCTGGCAAAACCAACTGCAGGCCCCCGTCCTGAGTGA
- the PPDPF gene encoding pancreatic progenitor cell differentiation and proliferation factor gives MAAIPSSGSLVATHDYYRRRLGSTSSNSSCGSAEYPGEAIPHHPGLPKADPGHWWASFFFGKSTLPFMATVLESPEHSESAQASTSTITCDLAQKAVGKQQPSGQPGKTNCRPPS, from the exons ATGGCAGCCATCCCCTCCAGCGGCTCGCTCGTGGCCACCCACGACTACTACCGGC GCCGCCTGGGCTCCACTTCCAGTAACAGCTCCTGCGGAAGTGCCGAGTACCCCGGGGAAGCCATCCCCCACCACCCGG GTCTCCCCAAAGCAGACCCGGGACACTGGTGGGCTAGCTTCTTCTTCGGGAAGTCCACTCTCCCGTTCATGGCCACAGTGCTGGAGTCCCCAGAGCA CTCGGAGTCTGCCCAGGCCTCCACCAGCACGATCACATGTGACCTGGCTCAGAAAGCTGTGGGGAAGCAGCAGCCCAGCGGCCAGCCTGGCAAAACCAACTGCAGGCCCCCGTCCTGA